Proteins from a single region of Acanthochromis polyacanthus isolate Apoly-LR-REF ecotype Palm Island chromosome 11, KAUST_Apoly_ChrSc, whole genome shotgun sequence:
- the cd164l2 gene encoding LINE-1 reverse transcriptase homolog isoform X1, with translation MSFWLNKYPTSFIILGGDFNVVLSNELDRIPPKKPDSSSNFVKFFAQKFDLIDSWREGHLSLKAFTWSNKTLTRQSRIDFWLTSKTLKNVTSDIFPAPLTDHKTISLHISTGANSPKPSYWKLNSSILEENEVANTILELISEYWTKATEQKRFNVNWELFKFASAKYLRKFSSDVAKKKRKVENDIILRTTTLLSKSISDITESEKTELNDLQQKLDEIYKNRAEGAYVRSRRQWLEEGEQNSAYFFRLERQQGNKNTINKLNINGSVMDNPAKLAEYCSQFYSSLYSSTFCQQTAYTFFQSFPAPEQLSQVDKELCDKNITLKEVEDAINLLKLNKSPGNDGLTSEFYKRFSASLCPFLLKVFEESIDRESLPATLTQGLITLIPKAKKDPLFLDNWRPISLLNNDYKIMASIFASRVKIVLPKIIDECQSGFMRDRHISNNIRLVLDILDYSDLVQDQSLILFLDFYKAFDSLEHGFMLSAIEKYGFGGFFQSALRTLYSNANSSIKLSHGTTPRFPLNRGVRQGCPLSPYIFLIAVQFLNLQVKNSSLKGVSIAKNEIKISQLADDTVLFLKDDSQVPVAINVIQSFSKASGLKLNVNKCVLLPVKNCFKNLICDIPVKDSVVYLGVTITKDLSKRNNENFTPMMEKTQVVFNRWLQRDLSLAGRVLLSKAEGLSRLTYAAQVLDVEPSVCKKVDQVLTNFVWKNKTHYVKKSVVLNPLDKGGLGLIDFASLNNTFKINWIRQHLANPTSIWNFIPHFVFSQIGGLKLILLCSYSIQKIPIKLSSFHKQVLLSWTLIFKHNFSPHKSYIWNNQHIVFKNKSLYLENWCGNGILLISQLFNESGLLYSYSEFLERYKVPVPPREYAIVFDAIPSGLRMLCKCSNFKPPVVVSPCDPTKTYVGKICFSMLSSGRNGRIRALFQENITSAPAAIAHWAKSVPDVQWKYTWTLPQRFFLTNKVKEISYRILHRFYSVKHFLVRFKKDIDTMCAFCGGSPETLAHLFWSCPATKRFWNDVNILITSKVSASFSLYFKYILFGFQTDKVSQRGPFIINLLILLAKFHIHKMKYANSTPSFVVFKKELEHYLAIIKLCNHKKAVKTLTICNSLKLL, from the coding sequence ATGTCGTTCTGGTTGAATAAATACCCTACAAGCTTTATTATTCTGGGAGGAGATTTTAATGTGGTATTAAGTAATGAGCTGGATCGTATCCCCCCTAAAAAGCCAGATTCATCAAGTAACTTTGTTAAATTTTTTGCCcaaaaatttgatttaattgaCTCGTGGAGGGAGGGTCACCTATCTCTGAAGGCATTTACCTGGTCGAACAAAACGTTAACAAGACAGTCACGTATTGATTTTTGGTTGACctctaaaactttaaaaaatgttaccTCAGATATTTTCCCTGCCCCATTGACGGACCACAAAACCATTAGTCTCCATATTTCAACTGGAGCAAACTCTCCTAAACCATCATACTGGAAGCTTAATAGCTCAATTTTAGAGGAGAATGAAGTGGCTAATACTATTTTGGAATTAATAAGCGAGTACTGGACAAAAGCAACGGAGCAAAAAAGATTTAATGTTAACTGGGAACTTTTCAAATTTGCGTCAGCAAAATACTTACGGAAATTTAGTAGTGATgtagcaaagaaaaaaaggaaagtcgAAAATGATATAATTCTAAGAACTACAACCTTATTATCAAAATCTATTAGTGATATCACTGAATCTGAAAAAACTGAACTTAATGACCTTCAACAAAAATTGGATGAAATTTACAAGAACAGAGCTGAAGGAGCTTATGTAAGATCACGTAGACAGTGGCTTGAAGAAGGAGAGCAAAATTCTGCTTACTTTTTTAGGCTGGAAAGACAGCAGGGTAATAAAAATACTATAAATAAACTTAATATCAATGGATCTGTTATGGACAATCCAGCAAAATTAGCGGAATATTGCTCCCAATTCTATAGTAGTCTTTACTCCTCAACATTCTGCCAGCAAACTGCCTACACTTTTTTTCAATCATTTCCAGCACCTGAGCAGCTTTCACAAGTGGATAAAGAACTCTGTGATAAAAATATTACTTTGAAAGAAGTTGAAGATGCTATTAATctattaaaactaaataaatccCCAGGTAATGATGGGTTAACTTCTGAATTTTATAAGAGATTTTCAGCTAGTCTATGTCCCTTTCTTTTGAAAGTGTTCGAGGAGTCTATAGATAGAGAATCACTGCCTGCCACGCTCACTCAAGGCCTCATAACTTTAATACCAAAGGCTAAAAAAGACCCATTATTTCTGGATAATTGGCGTCCTATCTCTTTACTTAATAATGATTATAAAATTATGGCATCAATATTTGCGTCTCGAGTTAAAATAGTGTTACCAAAAATTATAGACGAATGTCAGTCGGGCTTTATGCGTGATAGGCATATTTCAAATAATATTAGGTTAGTTCTCGATATTCTTGATTACAGTGACTTAGTCCAGGATCAGAGTCTGATTCTCTTCCTCGACTTTTATAAAGCGTTTGACTCACTTGAACATGGATTTATGCTCTCTGCGATCGAAAAGTATGGTTTTGGCGGGTTCTTTCAGAGTGCGTTGCGCACCTTGTACTCGAATGCCAATAGCTCCATTAAATTGAGCCACGGCACCACACCAAGGTTCCCCTTAAATCGAGGTGTCCGTCAAGGGTGCCCTTTGTCCCCTTATATTTTCCTTATAGCTGTACAATTTCTTAACTTGCAGGTTAAAAACAGCTCTCTTAAGGGTGTGTCCATTgcaaagaatgaaataaaaattagCCAACTGGCAGATGACacggttttgtttttgaaagatgaTTCGCAGGTCCCTGTTGCAATAAATGTGATACAGTCCTTCTCCAAGGCTTCAGGGCTCAAATTAAATGTTAATAAATGTGTGCTTTTGCCCGTGAAAAATTGCTTCAAGAACTTAATTTGTGATATCCCAGTTAAGGACTCTGTCGTTTACTTGGGCGTCACTATAACCAAAGATTTGTCTAAGCGAAATAATGAAAACTTTACACCAATGATGGAAAAGACTCAAGTTGTTTTTAATCGTTGGTTGCAGAGGGACCTGTCTCTTGCGGGCAGAGTACTGCTGTCAAAAGCAGAGGGTCTATCGCGTTTGACGTATGCTGCTCAGGTTCTGGACGTGGAGCCCTCCGTGTGCAAGAAAGTAGATCAGGTTTTGACCAATTTTGTATGGAAAAATAAGACCCACTATGTTAAAAAATCTGTGGTTCTGAATCCCCTTGATAAAGGGGGTCTGGGGCTAATTGATTTTGCTTCTCTTAATAatacttttaaaattaattggATTAGGCAACATCTTGCAAACCCTACTTCTATTTGgaattttattccacattttgttttctctcaaaTCGGTGGTTTGAAACTTATTCTGCTGTGCAGTTATAGTATTCAGAAAATTCCAATTAAACTCTCATCATTTCATAAACAAGTACTGCTCTCGTGGACGCTGATTTTCAAACATAACTTTTCTCCACACAAGAGTTACATATGGAATAATCAGCATATTGTGTTCAAAAACAAGTCGCTATACTTAGAAAACTGGTGTGGTAATGGTATTTTATTGATTAGCCAGCTCTTCAATGAAAGTGGTCTTCTCTATAGTTACAGTGAATTTTTGGAGAGGTATAAAGTACCAGTGCCACCCCGGGAATATGCTATTGTTTTTGATGCAATACCGTCTGGTCTACGTATGCTCTGCAAATGCTCTAACTTTAAACCTCCGGTTGTAGTGTCCCCTTGTGACCCAACTAAAACATATGTTGGAAAAATTTGTTTCTCCATGTTAAGTAGTGGTAGAAATGGCAGAATTCGAGCCCTGTTTCAGGAGAACATAACATCTGCTCCAGCTGCAATTGCACACTGGGCTAAATCCGTACCAGATGTTCAATGGAAATACACTTGGACCCTACCACAAcgtttttttcttacaaataaagTTAAAGAAATATCATATAGAATATTACATCGATTTTATTCAGTGAAACACTTCTTAGtgagatttaaaaaagacatagaTACCATGTGCGCTTTTTGCGGAGGCTCACCTGAAACTCTGGCTCACCTTTTTTGGTCGTGTCCAGCTACCAAGCGGTTCTGGAATGATGTTAATATCTTGATTACATCAAAAGTCAGTGCCTCATTCTCTCTTTACTTTAAATATATTCTTTTTGGTTTCCAAACTGATAAAGTGTCCCAGAGGGGGCCCTTTATCATTAATCTCCTCATTCTCCTTGCAAAATTTCATATTCACAAGATGAAATATGCCAACTCTACCCCTAGTTTTGTAGTATTTAAAAAGGAACTTGAACATTATTTGGCCATCATTAAATTATGTAATCATAAGAAGGCTGTGAAAACATTGACCATCTGTAACAGTCTGAAGCTGCTATGA
- the cd164l2 gene encoding uncharacterized protein cd164l2 isoform X2, translating into MGRGRHKRTMGSQRKQVASDATRSLASATTLIAANASSLTTANNHGQASEPVLHDNMHGYIDHYETVHHNSGDYPPLPLSSEGSSSPDAIMPAAKLTRMGEAWGIEGATTTILKEFSAFTDNINKRLDTLQGMMKCNSIEIADIKREMKENTKEIIAIKNEFKAVHDDVMAVRNQVKEQSEQRVKDNEKLTAMGLRVTRLEDYSRRQNLKVYGIEEKEQENLREVTTRLCQELLPEARDQFAGAIDVAHRLGPRKSGSTQSRGVIMRFLYRHDRDRIWEASKNSVLLRNRHLKFAQDWSPEVRERRRQLYPMVARAKDEGRTAYLVAGRAFVDGKEIFPS; encoded by the coding sequence ATGGGAAGAGGAaggcacaaaagaacaatgggAAGTCAAAGGAAGCAAGTGGCGTCAGATGCTACTCGTAGCCTAGCCTCGGCTACCACGCTGATAGCGGCTAACGCATCCTCGCTAACAACAGCGAACAACCATGGACAGGCAAGTGAGCCTGTACTTCATGATAATATGCATGGCTATATTGACCACTATGAGACTGTGCACCATAATTCCGGAGATTATCCTCCCTTACCACTTTCCTCGGAGGGTTCCTCCTCACCTGATGCTATTATGCCGGCTGCTAAGCTAACACGTATGGGGGAAGCCTGGGGTATTGAAGGTGCTACCACGACTATTTTAAAGGAGTTCTCTGCTTTCACGGACAATATTAATAAAAGGTTGGATACTTTGCAGGGCATGATGAAATGTAACTCAATTGAAATCGCAGACATTAAACgcgaaatgaaagaaaatactAAAGAAATCATAGCCATTAAAAATGAGTTCAAGGCTGTTCATGATGACGTGATGGCAGTGAGAAATCAAGTTAAAGAACAATCAGAACAAAGAGTAAAAGACAATGAAAAGCTCACGGCCATGGGTCTCAGAGTAACACGCCTGGAGGATTACTCACGACGTCAGAATCTGAAGGTGTACGGGATCGAGGAGAAGGAGCAGGAGAATTTGCGGGAGGTGACCACTCGTCTCTGCCAGGAGTTGCTGCCGGAGGCCAGGGACCAGTTCGCGGGGGCAATCGATGTGGCCCACCGCCTTGGCCCGAGGAAGTCCGGCAGCACACAATCTAGAGGAGTCATTATGCGATTCCTCTACCGTCACGACAGAGATCGAATTTGGGAGGCCTCCAAAAATTCTGTCCTGCTGAGGAACAGACATTTGAAGTTTGCTCAAGACTGGTCGCCAGAAGTTCGGGAGAGAAGACGTCAGCTCTACCCCATGGTGGCCAGGGCAAAGGACGAGGGCCGCACTGCCTATTTGGTTGCTGGACGGGCATTCGTCGACGGAAAAGAAATTTTCCCTTCTTGA
- the gpr3 gene encoding G protein-coupled receptor 3: MILNASDLGWDESSGAEPLFPVDQPDSPPQYEVPPLTVWGVALCVSGTLIAAENAIVITTILATPSLRAPVFLLLASLGLADLLAGVALILHFLFLFCVEPNDWSELLTSGLLVTSLTASLCSLMGVALDRYLSLSHALTYGSGQSRRRAAILLLLVWLGAVLIGAGPAMGWHCLEEPNSCSVARPLTRTYLSLLCGGFLVVVVVTLQLYAGICRVARRHAHAIATQRHFLPSNQPYASKHSSGRGFSRLILVLSVFVGCWMPFSLWGLLGDASSPPLYTYATLVPAAGSSLLNPILYSLRNKDIRKVLLHACCPHRYSHSSHIHYPVDV, encoded by the coding sequence ATGATCCTGAATGCCTCAGACCTGGGCTGGGATGAGTCCTCAGGTGCTGAACCCTTGTTCCCGGTGGACCAGCCGGACAGCCCACCTCAATATGAAGTCCCTCCTCTCACGGTGTGGGGAGTGGCCCTCTGTGTTTCAGGAACCCTCATCGCCGCTGAGAATGCCATCGTCATCACCACCATCCTGGCCACCCCGTCTCTTCGCGCCCCCGTCTTCTTGCTACTAGCCAGCCTCGGACTGGCTGACCTCCTGGCAGGTGTGGCCCTCATCCTGCACTTCCTCTTCCTGTTCTGCGTAGAGCCCAATGATTGGTCGGAGCTGCTGACCTCGGGTCTGCTGGTGACCTCGCTCACCGCCTCCCTCTGTAGCCTCATGGGTGTCGCCCTGGACAGATACCTGTCCCTGAGCCACGCCCTCACCTATGGCTCTGGTCAATCGCGTCGCAGAGCCGCCatcctcctgctgctggtctggtTGGGCGCCGTGCTAATCGGGGCGGGACCGGCGATGGGATGGCACTGCCTGGAGGAGCCAAACTCCTGCTCTGTAGCACGGCCTCTGACTCGGACCTATCTGTCACTGCTGTGTGGTGGCTTTCTCGTGGTTGTCGTGGTCACCCTGCAACTGTACGCCGGAATCTGCCGTGTGGCGAGGCGGCACGCCCACGCCATCGCCACCCAGAGGCACTTCCTCCCCTCCAATCAGCCATATGCAAGCAAACACAGCAGCGGCAGGGGCTTCTCTCGCTTGATCCTGGTCCTCAGCGTATTCGTGGGCTGCTGGATGCCTTTCTCACTGTGGGGGCTGCTGGGAGATGCATCCAGCCCTCCTCTCTACACCTATGCCACCCTGGTGCCAGCAGCAGGCAGCTCCCTGCTGAACCCCATACTCTACAGTCTGAGAAACAAAGACATTCGCAAGGTGCTGCTCCACGCCTGCTGCCCACACAGATACTCACACAGCTCACACATCCACTACCCTGTTGACGTGTAG